In a genomic window of Wyeomyia smithii strain HCP4-BCI-WySm-NY-G18 chromosome 1, ASM2978416v1, whole genome shotgun sequence:
- the LOC129716803 gene encoding uncharacterized protein LOC129716803: MATPATTTVKKSPAMRALTARLKEIQLSFNDIWRFVQKFKESNTITEVQIRLGKLDELWEAFSGTLVEIFSHDDYDAEGNAFEKERMEFSDRYYEAKSFLMDKARELQAPQVLEQSSSARDSSMRNGTDHVRLPQIQLQTFNGNIDEWLSFRDLFTSLIHWKEDLPEVEKFHYLKGCLQGEPKSLIDPLQITKANYQVAWDLLLKRYNNSKLLKKRQVISLFKLPMLSKESAMELNALVEGFERIIQTLDQVVQLADFKDLLLVNILTARLDPVTRRGWEEMSASREKDSLVDLLDFLHRKIQVLQCLPQRPVDNKGIQQHQPQQKQRALMTRTNCNSSQVSGGRCVACSSNHPLYQCNTFQHMNVADRDALLKSNSLCRNCFRAGHMAKDCQSKYSCRNCKSRHHTLVCFKPERNRDAKVSAASRADKPAMQDESSQVANLAATNVFVSGAEHQYSAKVLLATAVVIIEDDDGNRYPARALLDSGSEGNFVTERLSQRLKVSRDRVEVSVLGIGHTTTKVKQKIRATIRSRISSFSRELSFLVLPKVTVNLPTSNINTERWEIPNGVQLADPTFFESKAVDLVLGIEAFFDFFETGRRISLGQHMPTLSESVFGWVACGGHTHQTQSLQIKCNLSAVESLDKLITRFWSCEEIESGKAFSLEEKRCEELFSQTVKRNPDGRYTVSLPKDEAILSRLGESRDIAFRRLQETERRLARDESLHEQYTNFMQEYLQLGHMRKVEEGEVDTIKRCYLPHHPVVKESSTTTKVRVVFDASCKTTSGESLNDLLLVGPVIQEDLRSIILRSRTKQIMLVSDVEKMFRQIKVCQEDRPLQCILWRSSPIHDVDTYELNTVTYGTKPAPFLATRTLKKLAVDEEDNFPFAARAIMEDTYMDDVITGSDDPESARTLRVQLDSMTKKGGFRLRKWASNCSDALSGVPKEELAIQSSEEINLDPDPSIKTLGLTWMPVTDTLKFQFKIPILNPSVPLTKRNILSVIATLFDPLGLLGAAITSAKIYMQLLWTLRDKNGQRLNWDQSLPSTVGEIWIKYHQQLSMLNTIRIERCVVIPKAVSLQFHCFSDASEKAYGACLYVKSWNSDGEVWVRLLTSKSRVAPLQVQTIPRLELCGARLAAQLFEKVSRSIKFTAPVYFWTDSTCVLRWIRATPATWTTYVANRVAKIQSLTEISQWNHVPGIHNPADLISRGIAPEDIVHNPFWWQGPQWLAKEEDEWPRFPETSRAAEEEAEEKRRTVYAGTVSSVTEFNNAYLTRFSSYTDLTRRTAYWLRLKRLLRTKKKKDSSFLSTKELKEAETALISLVQQEVFVEERKALMKKEAVSRRSPLRWFNPYLSENQVILLGGRLKHALESENVKHPVVLPANHYFTRLLLRYYHERLLHAGPQLLLSVVRLKFWPLGGRSVVRHIIHRCMTCYRTKPTTVQQLMGDLPTARVTVSRPFLRTGVDYFGPIYVRPAPRRPVVKAYVAIFICMCTKAVHLELVTDLSTDKFLQALRRFVSRRGRCAEMFSDNGTNFVGARNKLQDFLKLLRNSKHHDIVTKELTEEGIQWHFNPPSAPHFGGLWEAAVRSAKTHLLKVVGENPVSPEDMTTLLAQVEACLNSRPLTPMSDDPNDLQPLTPAHFLVGESLQALPEPNLEDLPTNRLNHWQLMQRKLQVFWRRWRREFLCQLQGRTKRWKPAVPVGIGQLVIIQDDNQPPMRWKIGRIIQVHLGGDGTIRVVTLKTASGTLMRPVEKICILPFADNTELQDATTDSHQS, from the coding sequence ATGGCTACCCCTGCAACAACCACGGTCAAGAAGTCACCAGCTATGAGAGCACTAACTGCCAGGTTGAAGGAAATACAGCTCTCCTTCAACGATATTTGGCGATTTGTGCAAAAGTTTAAGGAGTCCAACACAATTACCGAGGTCCAAATACGCTTGGGTAAGTTGGACGAGCTTTGGGAAGCGTTTAGTGGCACCTTAGTCGAAATATTTTCCCACGATGACTACGATGCTGAAGGAAACGCGTTTGAAAAGGAGCGAATGGAGTTTAGTGACCGTTACTACGAAGCCAAATCCTTCCTAATGGATAAAGCTAGAGAACTGCAGGCGCCTCAAGTCCTTGAGCAATCTAGCAGTGCTAGAGATTCGTCAATGCGGAATGGCACCGACCATGTTCGCCTACCACAAATTCAACTGCAGACATTCAATGGAAACATCGACGAATGGTTAAGCTTCCGGGATCTTTTCACCTCACTCATTCACTGGAAGGAGGACCTACCCGAGGTGGAAAAATTCCATTATTTGAAGGGGTGTTTGCAAGGAGAACCCAAGAGCCTGATCGATCCGTTGCAGATTACAAAAGCCAATTATCAGGTGGCGTGGGATTTGTTGTTAAAACGGTATAACAACAGCAAATTGTTAAAGAAGCGGCAGGTTATCTCGTTGTTCAAGCTGCCAATGCTCTCTAAGGAATCCGCAATGGAGCTGAATGCCCTGGTGGAAGGGTTCGAGAGAATTATACAGACTCTCGATCAGGTGGTGCAATTAGCCGATTTCAAGGACCTTTTACTTGTTAATATCCTTACGGCACGGCTCGATCCCGTTACTCGGAGGGGGTGGGAGGAGATGTCGGCATCACGTGAGAAGGATTCTTTGGTAGACCTGCTTGATTTCCTTCACCGTAAAATACAGGTTTTGCAGTGCCTCCCACAGCGGCCCGTGGATAACAAGGGAATTCAGCAGCACCAACCGCAGCAAAAACAAAGAGCGTTGATGACCAGGACAAACTGCAATTCATCTCAAGTGTCTGGAGGACGCTGTGTAGCTTGCTCGTCGAACCACCCTCTCTACCAATGTAATACTTTCCAACACATGAATGTGGCCGACAGAGATGCTTTACTGAAATCTAACTCGTTATGCCGAAACTGCTTCAGGGCAGGTCACATGGCTAAAGATTGCCAATCCAAATATTCTTGCCGTAATTGCAAGAGTCGCCACCACACATTGGTCTGTTTCAAACCGGAAAGGAATCGTGATGCAAAGGTTTCAGCTGCTTCTCGTGCTGACAAGCCAGCTATGCAGGACGAATCATCTCAAGTGGCAAACCTGGCTGCCACAAACGTGTTCGTTTCGGGTGCAGAACATCAATATTCTGCTAAGGTTCTGTTAGCTACAGCTGTCGTCATAATCGAGGATGATGACGGTAACCGGTATCCTGCCCGCGCTTTACTAGATTCTGGATCGGAAGGCAACTTCGTCACTGAACGATTGAGTCAAAGGCTGAAGGTGAGCCGCGATCGAGTGGAAGTCTCAGTCCTTGGCATTGGACATACGACTACCAAGGTTAAGCAAAAAATTCGAGCTACGATACGTTCCCGTATATCATCATTTTCAAGGGAATTAAGCTTTTTAGTACTTCCGAAGGTTACGGTGAATCTTCCTACCAGCAATATAAATACGGAGCGGTGGGAGATTCCGAACGGAGTGCAATTGGCGGATCCGACATTCTTCGAGTCTAAAGCGGTGGATTTGGTTCTGGGCATAGAGGCATTTTTCGATTTCTTCGAGACTGGTAGAAGGATTTCTCTGGGACAACATATGCCAACACTCAGTGAATCCGTTTTCGGTTGGGTTGCCTGCGGCGGGCATACACATCAAACACAGTCTCTTCAAATCAAATGCAATCTTTCAGCGGTTGAAAGTTTGGACAAATTGATCACCCGGTTTTGGTCTTGCGAGGAAATAGAGTCTGGTAAGGCTTTTTCATTGGAGGAAAAGCGCTGCGAAGAGCTGTTTTCGCAAACGGTCAAACGTAACCCTGACGGTAGGTACACCGTCTCCTTACCAAAGGATGAAGCCATTCTCTCAAGGTTAGGCGAGTCACGGGACATCGCATTTCGGCGGCTTCAAGAGACGGAGCGTAGATTGGCCAGAGACGAGTCACTACACGAACAATACACAAACTTCATGCAGGAATACTTGCAGCTCGGGCATATGCGGAAGGTCGAAGAGGGTGAGGTGGATACAATTAAGCGATGCTACCTACCTCATCATCCGGTGGTCAAGGAGTCCAGTACCACCACCAAGGTTCGAGTGGTCTTTGACGCGTCCTGTAAAACGACTTCTGGGGAGTCGTTGAACGATTTGTTACTGGTGGGGCCAGTGATCCAAGAAGATCTCCGGTCCATAATACTTCGTAGTCGAACGAAGCAAATAATGCTGGTGTCCGACGTGGAAAAAATGTTCCGTCAAATTAAGGTGTGTCAGGAAGACCGCCCATTGCAATGTATCCTGTGGCGCTCGTCTCCAATTCATGATGTTGACACCTACGAATTGAATACCGTGACGTACGGTACCAAACCTGCACCATTCTTGGCGACCAGAACGCTGAAAAAACTGGCGGTAGACGAGGAGGATAATTTTCCGTTCGCTGCAAGGGCTATTATGGAGGATACATACATGGACGATGTAATAACAGGGTCGGATGATCCGGAATCGGCACGAACTTTGCGGGTTCAACTAGATTCGATGACGAAGAAAGGAGGGTTCAGGTTACGAAAATGGGCATCAAACTGCTCTGATGCATTGAGTGGGGTTCCAAAGGAGGAGCTAGCAATCCAATCATCGGAAGAGATCAACTTGGATCCCGATCCTTCGATAAAAACTTTGGGGTTGACTTGGATGCCAGTTACCGACAcgcttaaatttcaatttaagatTCCAATTCTCAACCCTAGCGTACCGCTTACAAAGCGAAACATTCTGTCGGTCATTGCTACATTATTTGACCCTTTGGGTTTGCTGGGAGCGGCAATAACTTCGGCAAAAATTTATATGCAGCTGTTGTGGACACTTCGTGATAAAAACGGGCAAAGACTGAATTGGGATCAGTCACTACCCTCAACGGTGGGTGAGATTTGGATCAAGTACCACCAACAATTGTCTATGCTTAATACCATTCGCATCGAGCGTTGTGTAGTCATTCCCAAGGCAGTGTCTCTTCAATTTCACTGCTTTTCGGACGCTTCGGAGAAAGCGTACGGCGCGTGTCTCTACGTGAAGAGTTGGAACTCAGACGGTGAGGTATGGGTACGATTACTAACCTCCAAATCACGGGTTGCACCTTTACAAGTGCAAACCATTCCTAGGCTGGAATTATGCGGAGCTCGTCTCGCTGCCCAGTTGTTCGAGAAGGTTTCTCGGTCAATAAAATTTACTGCACCAGTATATTTTTGGACGGACTCCACCTGCGTCCTGCGTTGGATACGAGCAACTCCAGCTACATGGACAACTTACGTGGCCAATCGGGTGGCCAAAATTCAATCACTTACCGAGATTTCCCAGTGGAACCATGTTCCCGGAATCCATAACCCGGCCGATCTGATTTCCAGAGGGATTGCGCCGGAGGACATCGTTCACAATCCGTTTTGGTGGCAAGGACCGCAGTGGTTGGCGAAAGAAGAGGATGAATGGccacgttttccagaaacttcaCGGGCAGCAGAAGAAGAAGCAGAGGAAAAACGTCGCACCGTATATGCCGGAACGGTTTCATCGGTCACCGAGTTCAATAACGCATACCTAACCCGCTTTTCGTCGTACACAGACCTAACTCGTCGAACAGCTTACTGGTTGCGTTTGAAACGGCTTCTGCGCACGAAGAAAAAGAAGGATTCCTCTTTCTTATCTACCAAAGAACTAAAGGAAGCGGAAACCGCACTGATCAGTTTAGTCCAACAGGAGGTATTTGTTGAGGAGCGTAAGGCATTAATGAAAAAGGAAGCGGTTTCCAGAAGGTCACCATTACGATGGTTTAATCCATACCTGTCGGAGAATCAGGTAATCCTCTTGGGAGGGCGTCTTAAGCACGCATTAGAATCAGAGAACGTAAAGCACCCAGTAGTTCTACCAGCCAACCATTACTTCACGCGTCTGCTTTTACGATATTACCATGAACGCCTTTTGCACGCTGGGCCTCAATTGCTATTAAGTGTTGTTAGACTTAAATTTTGGCCATTAGGAGGAAGGAGTGTTGTGAGACATATCATACACCGCTGTATGACCTGCTATCGGACTAAACCTACCACAGTTCAGCAATTGATGGGCGACTTACCAACAGCACGAGTTACCGTTTCTCGTCCATTTTTGCGAACAGGTGTGGACTACTTTGGACCCATTTACGTCAGACCCGCTCCGAGACGTCCAGTAGTTAAAGCCTATGTGGCAATTTTTATTTGCATGTGTACCAAGGCCGTGCACCTAGAACTCGTCACAGACTTGTCAACCGATAAGTTCTTACAAGCCCTGCGACGATTTGTGTCGAGAAGAGGCCGCTGCGCAGAAATGTTTTCCGATAACGGCACCAACTTTGTCGGAGCACGAAATAAACTGCAGgattttctaaaactgcttcgGAACAGCAAGCATCACGACATCGTTACCAAAGAACTGACAGAGGAGGGAATTCAGTGGCACTTTAACCCACCTAGTGCACCCCACTTTGGAGGCTTGTGGGAAGCAGCAGTTCGTTCAGCTAAAACCCACTTATTAAAGGTGGTTGGAGAGAATCCCGTGTCCCCTGAAGATATGACGACGCTATTAGCTCAGGTGGAAGCATGCCTTAATTCTCGCCCTCTCACCCCCATGTCCGATGATCCCAACGATCTGCAACCTTTAACGCCTGCACATTTTCTGGTAGGAGAATCACTCCAAGCATTACCAGAACCAAATTTGGAGGATCTACCAACCAACCGATTAAATCACTGGCAGTTAATGCAGCGAAAATTGCAAGTTTTCTGGAGGAGGTGGCGCAGAGAATTTTTATGTCAACTACAGGGGAGAACTAAGCGTTGGAAACCAGCTGTTCCGGTCGGCATAGGTCAATTAGTCATCATCCAAGATGACAATCAACCCCCCATGCGGTGGAAAATAGGAAGGATAATTCAAGTTCATCTTGGCGGTGATGGTACGATAAGGGTGGTTACATTGAAAACCGCCAGTGGAACCCTAATGCGCCCAGtagagaaaatctgcattttaccATTTGCGGACAACACCGAGCTTCAAGACGCAACAACCGACAGTCATCAATCCTGA